One Planctomycetota bacterium genomic region harbors:
- a CDS encoding VWA domain-containing protein — protein sequence MPQQITYELRRGDRSIAAGRRTVPAGLTRLTFRDAVDEPSTAVYSLHVQGDGLDPVPENNTARLLVGVEGPKPMILVTEKTESGLARLLRAGGLDVQAIKPDEAKWELEDLSSYSSVMIEDVPAGRIGLAGMNNLAAWVKDTGAGLMLSGGQTSYGPGGYFKSPLDPIMPVSMELRREHRKLSIAIVIAMDRSGSMAMTVPGGRTKMDLADLAAVQVVDMLTPMDELGVLAVDSESHEISPLAPLSDPQAVRNRILRIESMGGGIYIYEALSHAADLLQKAQAGTKHIILFADAADSEEPGKYEELLAYARKAGMTCSVIGLGTPHDSDADLLRDIARRGDGRIFFTENPEELPRLFAQDTFVVARSSFIEDPTPIKLTPGLTTLTGVIYSDAPPNIGGYNLTYLRDGANLSVVTTDEYAAPVVASWNAGDGRVLCYTGQIDGKFTGPITKWLKLGDTLTGLARWTAGESRGLGDNMLLTQQVHEGIATVSLHLDPQRTTNALAHLPEVTILRGTAGEKPRADRTNMTWTSPDTLSVDFDLRGRETAIATVNLADHPPIAMPPVTLPYSPEFKPAGTDRGAAALRRLAAATGGVERVDLGGIWDDLPRLPRLVDLSPYIFSAALGIFLLEILERRTGAIALLLTRRPRHRVVMKDEPEPAAKARPMRPRRVAAESVVQAKPQTPADSSAAAAPAPPPVEPEPTGSVLDALGQARRRARDRTDRSE from the coding sequence GTGCCGCAGCAGATCACCTATGAGCTGCGCCGCGGCGATCGAAGCATCGCGGCGGGGCGGCGCACTGTGCCGGCGGGATTGACCCGGCTGACGTTCCGCGATGCCGTCGATGAGCCGTCGACCGCCGTGTATTCGCTTCATGTGCAGGGCGACGGGCTCGACCCCGTACCGGAGAACAACACCGCACGCCTGCTCGTCGGCGTCGAGGGCCCCAAGCCGATGATCCTTGTCACCGAAAAGACGGAATCGGGTCTCGCGCGTCTGCTCCGCGCCGGCGGACTCGATGTGCAGGCGATCAAACCCGATGAGGCCAAGTGGGAGCTGGAGGATCTGTCGAGCTATTCGTCCGTGATGATCGAAGACGTCCCCGCCGGCCGTATTGGCTTGGCGGGGATGAACAATCTGGCGGCATGGGTCAAAGATACCGGCGCCGGGCTGATGCTCAGCGGAGGGCAAACATCTTACGGTCCCGGCGGCTACTTCAAGAGCCCGCTCGATCCGATCATGCCTGTGTCGATGGAGCTTCGCCGCGAGCACCGCAAGCTGTCGATCGCCATCGTCATCGCCATGGACCGTTCCGGTTCGATGGCGATGACCGTACCGGGCGGGCGGACGAAGATGGATCTGGCGGACCTGGCGGCGGTGCAGGTCGTGGACATGCTCACGCCGATGGATGAACTGGGCGTGCTGGCGGTTGATTCGGAGTCGCATGAGATCAGTCCGCTCGCGCCGCTGTCGGACCCGCAGGCGGTGCGCAACCGAATCCTGCGCATCGAATCGATGGGCGGCGGCATCTACATCTATGAAGCCCTCTCGCACGCCGCCGACCTGTTGCAGAAGGCGCAGGCCGGCACGAAACATATCATCCTGTTCGCCGATGCCGCCGACAGCGAAGAGCCCGGCAAATATGAGGAGCTTCTCGCCTACGCCCGCAAGGCGGGGATGACCTGCTCGGTCATCGGCCTCGGCACGCCGCACGACTCCGATGCCGACCTGCTGCGCGACATCGCCCGCCGCGGCGACGGACGCATCTTTTTCACCGAAAATCCAGAAGAATTGCCACGACTTTTCGCGCAGGACACGTTTGTCGTCGCCCGATCGAGCTTCATCGAAGACCCCACCCCCATCAAGCTCACCCCCGGTCTGACCACGCTCACCGGCGTCATCTACAGCGACGCTCCGCCCAACATCGGCGGTTACAACCTGACCTACCTCCGCGACGGCGCGAACCTGAGCGTCGTGACCACCGACGAGTACGCCGCTCCGGTCGTCGCGTCGTGGAACGCCGGTGACGGACGCGTGCTCTGCTACACCGGGCAAATCGACGGCAAGTTCACCGGGCCCATCACCAAGTGGTTGAAGCTCGGCGACACGCTGACGGGACTCGCCCGCTGGACCGCCGGCGAGTCGCGCGGCCTCGGTGACAACATGCTTCTGACGCAGCAGGTGCATGAAGGCATCGCCACCGTGTCGCTGCATCTGGACCCGCAGCGAACGACCAACGCGCTGGCCCATCTTCCGGAGGTCACCATTCTGCGCGGAACCGCCGGCGAAAAGCCACGCGCGGATCGGACGAACATGACCTGGACCTCGCCCGACACGCTCAGCGTCGACTTCGATCTGCGCGGCCGTGAAACCGCCATCGCCACCGTCAATCTCGCCGATCATCCGCCCATCGCCATGCCCCCCGTCACGCTTCCCTATTCGCCCGAGTTCAAGCCCGCCGGCACGGACCGGGGCGCCGCTGCGCTAAGGCGTCTCGCCGCAGCGACGGGCGGCGTCGAGCGCGTCGACCTCGGCGGCATCTGGGACGACCTGCCGCGCCTCCCGCGACTGGTCGACTTGAGCCCGTACATCTTCAGTGCCGCGCTGGGAATTTTCCTTTTGGAGATCCTCGAACGCCGCACCGGCGCAATCGCGTTGCTGCTGACGCGCCGCCCCCGGCACCGCGTAGTGATGAAAGACGAGCCGGAGCCCGCCGCAAAGGCGAGGCCCATGCGACCGCGCCGAGTCGCAGCCGAGTCCGTCGTTCAAGCCAAGCCCCAGACGCCAGCAGATTCGTCCGCTGCCGCCGCGCCAGCTCCGCCGCCTGTCGAACCGGAGCCGACCGGCAGCGTGCTCGACGCATTGGGTCAGGCCCGCCGCCGAGCGCGCGATCGCACGGATCGTTCGGAATGA
- a CDS encoding AMP-binding protein gives MAEGGPAMRDMIGPMWRWWRRPRRPRRSTNGRANGHAVAPPSEPMTPHDRLGLLRSLHYPSVSLAQLFDETAQRFADVPAVVYVDVAWTYRQLAEQINRCAGGLARIGVRRGDRVLITLPNCPEFIVCFMAIQKLGAVVVNAGPLMGVDDLGKIVEMTHPRLIVGLDLQAPIFDHIGHREIHRLWVTLKDYQTVWLRVGYRLKLWTKRTESPDVEHERTMATMMEQAPARPPSVAPLPNDVALLQPTGGTTGTLKVAELTHANLIANAAQMSNWVRLRHGQERVLAVLPMFHVYGLSTCLTTALLCGGTMYPLTRFKVEEVLAAIANQRPTVLPLVPAIIEHMCDQLEAQPRPDIVKALENTIVISGAAPLLPATQQRFERLTGVHILQGYGLTEASPVTHVNPQGHEQLGAIGLTLADTRMRVVDPQDTARDVPPGEVGEMWISGPQVMRGYFNNPQETARVLSTDADGNRWLHTGDLVRIDDNGYTCVVDRAKEMIIRGGLKVYPGKVEQTLMRHPKVADAAVIGRDDPVHTQIVTAIIVPREVITDKDAFMHELRALCREHLAPYEVPSEIEIADALPRNALGKLQKFKLAEADRKEAV, from the coding sequence ATGGCAGAGGGAGGCCCAGCTATGCGCGACATGATCGGGCCCATGTGGCGATGGTGGCGACGCCCCCGCCGGCCGCGCCGTTCGACGAACGGCCGGGCCAACGGGCACGCGGTCGCGCCGCCGAGCGAGCCGATGACCCCGCATGATCGGCTGGGCTTGCTTCGCTCCCTGCACTACCCGAGCGTCAGTCTCGCGCAGTTGTTCGATGAAACGGCTCAACGCTTCGCCGATGTGCCCGCCGTCGTGTACGTCGATGTCGCATGGACCTATCGTCAGCTCGCCGAGCAAATCAACCGCTGCGCCGGCGGCTTGGCCCGGATCGGCGTGCGGCGGGGCGACCGCGTACTCATCACGTTGCCGAACTGCCCGGAATTCATCGTCTGTTTCATGGCCATTCAGAAACTCGGGGCCGTCGTCGTCAACGCCGGCCCGCTCATGGGCGTCGACGATCTGGGCAAGATCGTCGAGATGACGCACCCGCGCCTCATCGTGGGCCTCGATCTGCAGGCGCCTATCTTCGACCACATCGGTCACCGCGAGATTCATCGACTCTGGGTCACGCTCAAGGACTATCAGACCGTCTGGCTCCGCGTCGGCTATCGGCTCAAGCTCTGGACCAAGCGCACGGAAAGTCCGGATGTCGAGCATGAACGGACGATGGCGACGATGATGGAGCAGGCCCCGGCGCGCCCGCCGAGCGTCGCGCCGCTGCCCAACGACGTCGCCCTGCTTCAGCCGACCGGCGGCACCACCGGCACGCTCAAAGTCGCCGAACTCACGCACGCGAATCTCATCGCCAATGCTGCGCAGATGTCCAACTGGGTGCGCCTGCGGCATGGGCAGGAGCGCGTGCTGGCCGTGCTGCCGATGTTCCATGTCTACGGGCTTTCGACCTGTCTGACGACCGCGCTGCTCTGCGGCGGGACGATGTATCCCTTGACCCGATTCAAGGTCGAAGAGGTGCTCGCCGCGATCGCCAACCAGCGTCCGACCGTCCTGCCGCTCGTCCCCGCCATCATTGAACACATGTGCGACCAACTCGAGGCCCAGCCGCGCCCCGACATCGTCAAGGCCCTTGAAAACACGATCGTCATCAGCGGCGCCGCCCCGCTGCTTCCCGCGACGCAGCAGCGATTCGAGCGCCTCACCGGCGTGCATATCCTGCAGGGATACGGCCTGACCGAAGCGTCGCCCGTCACGCATGTCAATCCGCAGGGTCACGAACAGCTCGGCGCGATCGGACTGACGCTCGCCGACACGCGTATGCGCGTCGTCGATCCGCAGGACACGGCACGCGATGTCCCGCCCGGCGAAGTTGGCGAGATGTGGATCAGCGGGCCGCAGGTCATGCGCGGCTACTTCAATAATCCGCAGGAGACGGCTCGCGTGCTCTCGACCGATGCCGACGGCAACCGCTGGCTCCATACCGGCGACCTCGTCCGCATCGACGATAACGGCTATACATGCGTCGTCGATCGGGCCAAGGAGATGATCATCCGCGGCGGGTTGAAGGTGTATCCCGGCAAAGTCGAGCAAACGCTCATGCGTCACCCTAAAGTCGCCGACGCCGCCGTGATCGGACGCGATGATCCGGTGCACACGCAGATCGTCACCGCCATCATCGTGCCCCGCGAGGTGATCACCGACAAGGATGCGTTCATGCATGAGCTGCGGGCGCTGTGCCGCGAGCATCTGGCGCCTTACGAAGTGCCGAGCGAAATCGAGATCGCCGATGCCCTGCCGCGCAACGCGCTGGGCAAGCTTCAGAAATTCAAGCTCGCCGAAGCTGACCGGAAGGAGGCGGTGTGA
- a CDS encoding acyl-CoA dehydrogenase yields MVKLSERDQQQLEKAKDLMESGAQETGFFRSLFFGRLRLDKLMPYPQQDPADAKRTDELLDKVDRYMREHVNADRIDKTERIPQTVIRGLGKLGVLGMTVPKEYGGGGYSHTAYCRVLERIAMYCSSTAVLVGAHQSIGLKALILSGTEEQKRTYLPDLASGRKLAAFALTEPEAGSDAANVQTRAEPSKDGKWWFITGEKKFITNGALAGMMTVMARTEVTINGAKHDKVTAFIVTPDMPGFEVVKPNRSKCGIRGTWQATLKFNRMKVPAKNILGELGRGLKVALTVLDFGRCTLSAGCIGGAKVALDKTIEHVKSRQQFDRRLADFEAVQHKIARMAELTFAMDAMTYLAAGMVDRHDEDLMLETAATKLFCSETSWRVIDDAVQLHGGEGYMRDGGLERMLRDARINRIVEGATEVMTSFVALMGMKGVGEELEQVLKAARHPWSNLDRLKAFARHEWRDVILGPAATGLHPKLAREGRMLTKLTRELARSVTRLLAKHQTKILDMQLLQQRVAWAAVELYAMTAVVSRMQSMIVAAESNGGVEHIARDLTIGKGFCDHAAGRIHQRLRGLFGNRDAKRLAVARSVLGLNE; encoded by the coding sequence ATGGTCAAGCTTTCCGAACGCGATCAGCAGCAGCTTGAGAAGGCCAAGGATCTGATGGAGTCGGGCGCTCAGGAGACCGGTTTCTTCCGCTCGCTGTTCTTCGGTCGCCTCCGCCTCGACAAGCTCATGCCCTACCCGCAGCAGGACCCGGCGGACGCGAAGCGTACGGACGAACTGCTCGACAAGGTCGATCGCTACATGCGTGAACACGTCAATGCGGATCGGATCGACAAGACCGAACGCATCCCGCAGACCGTCATCCGCGGGCTCGGCAAGCTGGGCGTGCTGGGCATGACCGTCCCGAAGGAATACGGCGGCGGCGGGTATTCGCACACGGCGTACTGCCGCGTGCTGGAACGCATCGCCATGTACTGCTCCTCGACGGCCGTACTCGTCGGGGCGCATCAGTCGATCGGCCTCAAGGCCCTGATCCTCAGCGGCACGGAGGAGCAGAAGCGAACGTATCTGCCGGACCTGGCGAGTGGGAGGAAGCTGGCGGCGTTCGCGCTGACGGAGCCGGAGGCAGGGTCGGACGCGGCGAATGTGCAGACGCGCGCCGAGCCGAGCAAGGACGGCAAGTGGTGGTTCATCACCGGCGAAAAGAAGTTCATCACCAACGGCGCCCTCGCCGGAATGATGACGGTCATGGCGCGGACCGAGGTGACAATCAACGGCGCGAAGCATGACAAAGTGACCGCCTTCATTGTTACGCCGGACATGCCGGGCTTCGAAGTGGTCAAACCCAACCGCAGCAAGTGCGGGATTCGGGGCACATGGCAGGCGACGCTCAAGTTCAACCGCATGAAGGTGCCGGCGAAGAACATTCTGGGCGAACTGGGGCGCGGGCTGAAGGTGGCGCTGACGGTGCTGGACTTCGGGCGGTGTACGCTCAGCGCCGGCTGCATCGGCGGTGCGAAGGTCGCGCTCGACAAGACGATCGAACATGTCAAGAGTCGGCAGCAGTTCGACCGACGGCTGGCGGACTTCGAGGCGGTGCAGCACAAGATCGCGCGCATGGCGGAGCTGACGTTCGCGATGGATGCGATGACGTACCTGGCGGCGGGCATGGTCGATCGGCATGACGAGGACCTGATGCTCGAGACGGCGGCGACGAAGCTGTTCTGCTCTGAAACGTCGTGGCGCGTCATCGATGACGCGGTGCAGCTCCACGGCGGCGAGGGCTACATGCGCGATGGCGGACTGGAGCGCATGCTGCGCGACGCCCGCATCAATCGAATCGTCGAAGGCGCGACCGAGGTGATGACGAGCTTCGTGGCGCTGATGGGCATGAAAGGCGTGGGCGAGGAGTTGGAGCAGGTGCTCAAGGCGGCGCGGCATCCGTGGTCGAATCTGGATCGGCTCAAGGCGTTCGCCCGGCACGAATGGCGCGATGTAATTCTCGGGCCGGCGGCGACGGGGCTGCACCCGAAACTGGCGCGCGAAGGTCGAATGCTCACGAAGCTGACGCGCGAACTGGCGCGGAGCGTGACACGACTGCTGGCCAAGCACCAGACGAAGATTCTGGACATGCAGCTTTTGCAGCAGCGCGTGGCATGGGCGGCGGTGGAGTTGTATGCGATGACGGCGGTGGTGAGCCGGATGCAGTCGATGATCGTCGCGGCCGAGAGCAACGGCGGCGTCGAGCACATTGCGCGCGATCTGACGATCGGCAAGGGCTTCTGCGATCACGCCGCGGGGCGGATTCATCAGCGTCTGCGCGGCCTGTTCGGCAACCGCGATGCGAAACGGCTGGCGGTGGCGCGGAGCGTGCTGGGCCTGAACGAATGA
- a CDS encoding VCBS repeat-containing protein yields MFADDTVKFAVKQLHVDNNEGADIADVNNDGKPDLIAGRFWYEGPDFTKHPLRQIDDWNGYVASNGDFAVDVDGDGNVDIIAGAFVDPIVKWYRNPGKDGLASETLWQGTEFIRTENKTNELSFMHDIDGDGIPDWITNSWNVKSPVVVYQLARNSKGELNAIKHVIGEGPHGHGMGFGDLNGNGREDILVGEGWYERPEGDPFKQTWTYHADWHLHASCPMLVMDVNGDGRNDIIYGLGHDYGLFWREQIAPTADGKLQWQEHLIDKEYSQPHSLALADLDGDGQPELITGKRKFAHNGKDPGGMDAPCLYYYTIDRKSGTFTRHTIDVGQVGTGLQIRTADLNGDGRTDIFVAGKSGTYVLINQGK; encoded by the coding sequence TTGTTCGCTGACGACACGGTGAAGTTCGCCGTGAAGCAGCTTCATGTGGACAACAACGAAGGCGCGGACATCGCCGACGTGAACAATGACGGCAAGCCGGACCTGATCGCCGGTCGGTTCTGGTACGAAGGACCGGACTTCACGAAGCATCCGCTGCGCCAGATCGATGATTGGAACGGCTACGTGGCGAGCAACGGCGACTTCGCGGTGGACGTCGACGGCGATGGCAATGTCGATATCATCGCCGGCGCGTTCGTGGACCCGATCGTCAAGTGGTACCGCAATCCAGGCAAGGACGGACTGGCGAGCGAGACGCTGTGGCAGGGCACGGAATTCATCAGGACCGAAAACAAGACCAACGAACTTTCGTTCATGCACGATATCGACGGCGACGGCATCCCGGACTGGATCACGAACAGTTGGAACGTCAAATCGCCGGTCGTCGTGTATCAACTCGCCCGCAATTCCAAGGGAGAACTCAACGCGATCAAGCATGTCATCGGCGAAGGCCCGCACGGACACGGCATGGGCTTCGGCGACCTGAACGGCAACGGGCGCGAGGACATTCTCGTGGGCGAGGGCTGGTACGAACGGCCGGAGGGCGATCCCTTCAAACAGACGTGGACCTACCATGCGGACTGGCACCTGCACGCGAGCTGCCCCATGCTCGTGATGGACGTCAACGGCGACGGGCGCAATGACATCATCTACGGCCTCGGGCATGATTACGGCCTGTTCTGGCGCGAGCAGATCGCGCCGACGGCGGATGGGAAATTGCAGTGGCAGGAGCATCTGATCGACAAGGAATACTCGCAGCCGCACAGTCTGGCGCTGGCGGACCTCGACGGGGACGGCCAGCCCGAACTCATCACGGGCAAGCGCAAGTTCGCGCACAACGGCAAAGACCCCGGCGGCATGGATGCGCCGTGCCTTTACTACTACACCATTGACCGCAAGAGCGGCACCTTCACGCGTCACACGATCGACGTCGGCCAAGTCGGCACGGGCCTGCAGATCCGCACGGCTGATCTGAACGGCGACGGCCGCACGGATATTTTCGTCGCCGGGAAATCCGGCACGTATGTTCTGATCAACCAGGGTAAATGA
- a CDS encoding acetyl-CoA C-acyltransferase yields the protein MVAWQTKPDRVAILSSARTPLVKAGAALAQTPMTELARTVLIETLYRAGFPGARLDEVILGNVSMPPDAPNPARVAALEAGIPLHVPAYTVQRNCGSGMEAVAQAATHIQDGAAQIILAGGAESMSTIPLLFPSETLEPMAKIMRARGPLAKLSAIASLRPRHFKPISGLMLGLTDPVAGMIMGKTAEILAHEFHISRETQDAFALRSHQRAVAAVKAGRFDEDIAPVYAGADFKPVTKDIGPRAEQTMEALAKLKPIFDRKDGSVTVGNACQVTDGAAAMLVANADMARGEGMTIHGYIRGYATAGLDPQRMGLGPVYAIDHLLHMTGMSLSDIGLIEINEAFAAQVLACTTALASDHFAQQHLGRAKAIGEVDPDRLNVNGGAIALGHPVGATGARIVQNLVSEMSRRDVQFGIASLCIGGGQGAAMLLERR from the coding sequence ATGGTCGCATGGCAGACGAAACCCGATCGCGTGGCGATTCTTTCCAGCGCTCGCACGCCGCTTGTCAAAGCGGGCGCAGCGCTCGCCCAAACGCCGATGACGGAACTGGCGCGCACCGTGCTGATTGAGACGCTCTATCGCGCCGGCTTCCCGGGGGCCCGGCTCGACGAAGTAATCCTCGGCAACGTGTCCATGCCGCCCGATGCGCCGAACCCGGCGCGCGTCGCGGCGCTCGAAGCGGGCATCCCGCTGCATGTCCCCGCCTACACCGTGCAGCGCAACTGCGGGTCGGGCATGGAAGCCGTCGCACAAGCCGCGACGCACATTCAGGACGGCGCCGCACAGATCATTCTCGCCGGCGGCGCCGAGTCGATGAGCACGATTCCCCTGCTTTTCCCGAGCGAAACGCTCGAACCGATGGCGAAGATCATGCGCGCCCGCGGCCCGCTGGCGAAGCTGAGCGCGATCGCGTCGCTCCGTCCGCGGCACTTCAAGCCGATCTCCGGCCTGATGCTCGGACTGACCGATCCCGTCGCCGGGATGATCATGGGCAAGACCGCCGAAATCCTCGCGCACGAATTTCACATCAGCCGAGAGACCCAGGACGCCTTCGCTCTCCGTTCGCATCAGCGCGCCGTCGCCGCCGTCAAAGCCGGCCGGTTCGATGAGGATATCGCGCCCGTTTACGCCGGTGCGGATTTCAAGCCGGTTACGAAGGACATCGGCCCGCGTGCCGAGCAGACGATGGAGGCGCTCGCGAAGCTCAAGCCGATCTTCGACAGGAAGGACGGCTCCGTCACTGTCGGCAACGCCTGTCAGGTCACCGACGGCGCCGCCGCGATGCTCGTCGCCAATGCCGACATGGCGCGCGGCGAGGGCATGACGATTCACGGCTACATCCGTGGCTACGCCACTGCCGGACTTGATCCGCAGCGCATGGGCCTCGGCCCCGTCTACGCCATCGATCACCTGCTGCACATGACCGGCATGTCGCTGTCCGACATCGGCCTCATCGAAATCAACGAGGCCTTCGCCGCTCAGGTGCTCGCCTGCACCACCGCCCTCGCCAGCGACCATTTCGCCCAGCAGCACCTCGGCCGCGCCAAAGCGATCGGTGAAGTCGATCCCGACCGACTCAACGTCAACGGCGGCGCGATCGCCCTGGGCCATCCCGTCGGCGCGACCGGCGCTCGCATCGTGCAGAATCTTGTGAGCGAAATGAGTCGGCGCGATGTCCAGTTCGGCATCGCCAGTCTGTGCATCGGCGGCGGACAAGGCGCCGCGATGCTTTTGGAGCGGAGGTGA
- a CDS encoding ATP-binding cassette domain-containing protein, which yields MKVEVTHLQRYFGTTKAVDDISFSFESGQIFGFVGPNGAGKTTTMRILATLDEPTAGDATINGHSVVERPEHARRMIGYMPDALPVHRDISVHEYIDFFARAYGIHSPKRQQVVESVEEFTNLMGIRHKMLNALSKGMKQRVSLARALVHDPPLLIMDEPAAGLDPRARVELRELLKILSKQGKAILISSHILTELAEICDGAVIIEKGRILRAGTLATIEHGEGAAPHRTMIIRPFGDPQVLCKALLEMPNVNAARLAGPSVEADVLGDEETCCDLLAELLRRNFRIAEFRQRQADLEELFMTITSGEVQ from the coding sequence ATGAAAGTCGAAGTGACCCATCTTCAGCGATACTTCGGCACGACCAAGGCCGTCGATGACATCAGCTTCAGCTTCGAGTCGGGCCAGATCTTCGGCTTCGTCGGACCCAACGGCGCGGGCAAGACCACCACGATGCGCATCCTCGCCACGCTTGACGAACCGACCGCCGGCGACGCGACGATCAACGGGCACAGCGTCGTGGAGCGCCCCGAGCACGCCCGACGCATGATCGGGTACATGCCCGACGCGCTGCCCGTGCACCGCGACATCTCCGTGCATGAATACATCGACTTCTTCGCCCGGGCCTACGGCATTCACTCGCCCAAGCGCCAGCAGGTCGTCGAAAGCGTCGAGGAGTTCACGAACCTGATGGGCATCCGTCACAAGATGCTCAATGCGCTGAGCAAAGGCATGAAGCAGCGCGTATCGCTGGCGCGGGCGCTGGTGCATGATCCGCCGCTTTTGATCATGGACGAACCCGCCGCGGGGCTGGACCCGCGGGCGCGCGTCGAGCTGCGCGAGCTTTTGAAGATACTCTCCAAGCAGGGCAAGGCGATCCTCATCAGCTCGCACATCCTCACGGAGCTGGCTGAAATCTGCGACGGCGCGGTGATCATCGAAAAGGGCCGCATCCTTCGCGCCGGCACGCTCGCGACGATCGAACACGGCGAAGGCGCCGCGCCGCACCGGACGATGATCATCCGTCCCTTCGGCGACCCGCAAGTGCTCTGCAAGGCGCTGCTGGAGATGCCCAATGTCAACGCCGCCCGACTCGCCGGGCCGAGCGTCGAAGCTGACGTGCTCGGCGACGAGGAAACCTGCTGCGACCTGCTCGCCGAGCTGCTCCGCCGCAACTTCCGAATCGCCGAATTCCGCCAGCGTCAGGCGGACCTTGAGGAACTGTTCATGACCATCACCAGCGGAGAAGTCCAGTGA
- a CDS encoding DUF58 domain-containing protein, producing MREALRQSLIAGETAGARYALSMPRRVPMGLTGAQVGQHAGSSLEFKEHREYQPGDDLRRIDWSAYARSDRLNIKLYREEVTPHVDLLIDGSASMDLPDSRKAEGTLGAAASITAAATNSSYTHATYLAGEGCTPVLRGADAPTLWDHVDFTHAGSLAESMQQAPPSWRSQSIRVIISDLLFMSDPLAVLAPIAARASVLLVVQVLAQADVDPPQRGSVRLADSETGELREVFIDAGAQERYRAALAQHQENWSRAATQVGATMVTIVAERLLATWDMSPLIEAAVMRVP from the coding sequence ATGCGTGAGGCGTTGCGGCAATCTCTGATCGCGGGAGAGACGGCGGGGGCGCGCTACGCCCTGTCGATGCCACGGCGCGTGCCGATGGGCCTCACTGGGGCGCAGGTCGGACAACACGCCGGTTCGAGTCTCGAATTCAAGGAACATCGCGAGTATCAACCGGGCGACGATCTTCGCCGCATCGACTGGTCCGCCTACGCCCGCAGCGATCGGCTCAACATCAAGCTCTACCGCGAGGAGGTCACGCCGCACGTGGACCTGCTTATCGACGGGTCGGCCTCGATGGACCTGCCCGACAGCCGCAAGGCCGAAGGCACGCTGGGCGCCGCGGCGTCGATCACGGCGGCGGCGACGAACAGCTCGTACACCCATGCGACCTATCTCGCCGGCGAAGGATGCACGCCGGTATTGCGTGGCGCGGACGCACCGACCTTGTGGGATCATGTCGATTTCACTCACGCCGGCTCGCTGGCGGAGTCGATGCAACAGGCCCCGCCGTCATGGCGCTCGCAATCGATCCGTGTCATCATCAGCGACCTGCTGTTCATGAGCGACCCGCTGGCGGTGCTCGCGCCGATCGCGGCGCGGGCGTCGGTGCTCCTCGTCGTGCAGGTGTTGGCGCAGGCGGACGTCGATCCGCCGCAGCGCGGAAGCGTCCGGCTCGCCGACAGCGAGACGGGCGAACTGCGCGAAGTGTTCATCGACGCCGGCGCGCAGGAACGCTATCGCGCCGCGCTGGCCCAGCATCAGGAAAACTGGAGCCGGGCCGCGACGCAGGTCGGCGCGACGATGGTGACGATCGTGGCGGAACGGCTGCTGGCGACATGGGATATGAGTCCGCTCATCGAGGCGGCGGTGATGAGGGTGCCCTGA